A window from Musa acuminata AAA Group cultivar baxijiao chromosome BXJ3-10, Cavendish_Baxijiao_AAA, whole genome shotgun sequence encodes these proteins:
- the LOC135651203 gene encoding zinc-finger homeodomain protein 4-like isoform X2: MDLSGHDGDIPIPITSTYVVGHGPPHGHGMTHDTSPLHHRSSGSSPPPAAAAAAPPPPSLSAATTEDHHHSTNPYSTKKGLVVKYRECLKNHAAAIGGNANDGCGEFMPSGEEGTLEALKCSACNCHRNFHRKEVEGESSYDCYHPFKGRKAIGQRGLLISGADPFGYNPGSNSLIPRPPPHMIMPLGAMQTSESDEMEGAGGGMMARPPLVKKRFRTKFTAEQKEKMLHFAEKAGWRLQKQEESAVQQFCQEIGVKRRVLKVWMHNNKHNLAKKTPLQLE; encoded by the coding sequence atggatcTTTCTGGTCATGACGGGGATATCCCAATCCCAATAACAAGCACTTATGTTGTTGGCCATGGTCCACCCCATGGCCACGGCATGACCCATGACACCTCTCCCCTCCACCACCGCTCCAGTGGCTCTTCCCctcctcccgctgccgctgctgctgctcctcctcctccctccctctccgcAGCCACCACCGAGGACCACCACCACAGCACCAATCCGTACAGCACCAAGAAAGGGCTGGTGGTGAAGTACAGGGAGTGCCTCAAGAACCATGCAGCCGCCATTGGTGGGAATGCCAATGATGGTTGCGGTGAGTTCATGCCCAGCGGCGAGGAGGGGACTCTGGAAGCCTTGAAGTGCTCCGCCTGCAACTGCCACAGGAACTTCCACCGGAAAGAAGTAGAAGGGGAGTCCTCTTACGACTGCTACCACCCCTTCAAGGGACGGAAAGCAATAGGCCAGAGAGGCCTCCTGATCTCAGGGGCAGATCCATTTGGCTACAACCCCGGCAGCAACAGCCTCATTCCGAGGCCACCACCTCACATGATCATGCCCCTGGGTGCCATGCAGACATCTGAGTCCGATGAGATGGAGGGGGCGGGTGGTGGGATGATGGCGAGGCCACCCTTGGTGAAGAAGAGGTTCAGGACCAAGTTCACTGCAGAGCAGAAGGAGAAGATGCTTCACTTCGCAGAGAAGGCGGGCTGGCGGCTTCAGAAGCAGGAAGAGAGCGCGGTGCAGCAGTTCTGCCAGGAGATCGGGGTGAAGAGGAGAGTCCTCAAGGTGTGGATGCACAACAACAAGCACAACTTGGCCAAGAAGACCCCTCTCCAGCTCGAATGA
- the LOC135651203 gene encoding zinc-finger homeodomain protein 4-like isoform X1: MYFPSVCGKKAPKMWNLLCVQTMFSFYCLPPLLGLQCGERGTGASTSIRLYSGLRANFPVPFYRETSEGQKRTVKGRGRESAEIERERERMDLSGHDGDIPIPITSTYVVGHGPPHGHGMTHDTSPLHHRSSGSSPPPAAAAAAPPPPSLSAATTEDHHHSTNPYSTKKGLVVKYRECLKNHAAAIGGNANDGCGEFMPSGEEGTLEALKCSACNCHRNFHRKEVEGESSYDCYHPFKGRKAIGQRGLLISGADPFGYNPGSNSLIPRPPPHMIMPLGAMQTSESDEMEGAGGGMMARPPLVKKRFRTKFTAEQKEKMLHFAEKAGWRLQKQEESAVQQFCQEIGVKRRVLKVWMHNNKHNLAKKTPLQLE, translated from the exons ATGTATTTTCCCAGTGTTTGCGGAAAGAAAGCCCCAAAAATGTGGAATTTACTCTGTGTTCAGACTATGTTTTCTTTTTACTGTCTTCCACCACTCTTGGGCCTTCAATGTGGGGAAAGAGGTACAGGAGCAAGTACCAGTATAAGGTTGTATAGTGGTCTCAGAGCTAATTTTCCTGTTCCTTTCTACCGAGAGACTTCAGAAG GCCAAAAAAGAACAGtgaaaggaagaggaagagagagcgcggagattgagagagagagagagaggatggatcTTTCTGGTCATGACGGGGATATCCCAATCCCAATAACAAGCACTTATGTTGTTGGCCATGGTCCACCCCATGGCCACGGCATGACCCATGACACCTCTCCCCTCCACCACCGCTCCAGTGGCTCTTCCCctcctcccgctgccgctgctgctgctcctcctcctccctccctctccgcAGCCACCACCGAGGACCACCACCACAGCACCAATCCGTACAGCACCAAGAAAGGGCTGGTGGTGAAGTACAGGGAGTGCCTCAAGAACCATGCAGCCGCCATTGGTGGGAATGCCAATGATGGTTGCGGTGAGTTCATGCCCAGCGGCGAGGAGGGGACTCTGGAAGCCTTGAAGTGCTCCGCCTGCAACTGCCACAGGAACTTCCACCGGAAAGAAGTAGAAGGGGAGTCCTCTTACGACTGCTACCACCCCTTCAAGGGACGGAAAGCAATAGGCCAGAGAGGCCTCCTGATCTCAGGGGCAGATCCATTTGGCTACAACCCCGGCAGCAACAGCCTCATTCCGAGGCCACCACCTCACATGATCATGCCCCTGGGTGCCATGCAGACATCTGAGTCCGATGAGATGGAGGGGGCGGGTGGTGGGATGATGGCGAGGCCACCCTTGGTGAAGAAGAGGTTCAGGACCAAGTTCACTGCAGAGCAGAAGGAGAAGATGCTTCACTTCGCAGAGAAGGCGGGCTGGCGGCTTCAGAAGCAGGAAGAGAGCGCGGTGCAGCAGTTCTGCCAGGAGATCGGGGTGAAGAGGAGAGTCCTCAAGGTGTGGATGCACAACAACAAGCACAACTTGGCCAAGAAGACCCCTCTCCAGCTCGAATGA
- the LOC135650926 gene encoding 22.0 kDa class IV heat shock protein-like: protein MRRSPFLVLFVVLFLASCAAPAANGLMPYSGRLWDMMMPAAYDDPFRILEQTPFTVPKAVDALALARADWKETPHAHVISLDVPGVRREDIKVEVEENRVLRITGERKGEEEEVEGEKWHRAERMAGKFWRQFRLPASADLDAVKAHLEDGVLRVTVPKLVEGTRRQPRLINIAQEADKGGEDIKASKAVV from the exons ATGAGGCGCTCGCCGTTCCTTGTACTGTTCGTTGTCCTTTTCTTGGCCTCGTGTGCTGCGCCGGCAGCTAACGGGCTGATGCCGTATTCCGGGAGGCTGTGGGACATGATGATGCCCGCCGCCTACGACGATCCCTTCCGCATCCTGGAGCAGACACCCTTCACCGTCCCCAAGGCCGTGGACGCGCTCGCGCTCGCACGCGCTGACTGGAAGGAGACCCCCCACGCGCACGTCATCTCCCTCGACGTCCCAG GGGTGAGGAGGGAAGACATCAAGGTAGAGGTGGAGGAGAATCGGGTGCTGAGGATAACGGGCGAGAGgaagggcgaggaggaggaggtggagggcgAGAAGTGGCACCGGGCCGAGCGGATGGCCGGCAAGTTCTGGCGGCAGTTCCGGCTGCCGGCTAGCGCCGACCTGGACGCCGTTAAGGCCCACCTGGAGGACGGCGTGCTACGGGTGACGGTGCCGAAGCTCGTCGAGGGGACAAGGAGGCAGCCGAGGCTGATCAACATCGCGCAGGAGGCCGACAAGGGTGGCGAGGACATCAAGGCCTCCAAGGCTGTTGTGTGA
- the LOC135582871 gene encoding uncharacterized protein LOC135582871 — MGISKVVGCAATVLFSAAIYLKKSGFTYMPIPLLVGALVGYSVSIASHPSINLPSLLGKRSDGSFPLWAKFIFGPYLVSVRLYAVLKRLKRRESLYNEVSENLYVGGWPTSPSQMPPGDPVVIDCTCELPKGSFINKDAYFCIPLWDSRSPSPAQIESAVRWACQKRAEKKPIYIHCANGHGRSVCVMCALLVELGVAESWKDAEKMIREKRPFIRMNSHHRKNMEEWTKQRVTSKKG; from the exons atggGGATATCAAAGGTTGTCGGATGTGCGGCAACAGTTCTCTTCTCAGCAGCTATCTACCTCAAGAAATCTGGATTTACTTACATGCCAATACCTCTCTTAGTTGGTGCTTTGGTTGGGTATTCGGTCTCCATTGCATCTCATCCATCCATAAATTTGCCATCGCTCTTGGGAAAGAGATCTGATGGAAGTTTCCCTCTCTGGGCAAAGTTTATTTTCGGCCCATATCTAGTGTCTGTTAGGTTATATGCTGTGCTCAAAAGGTTGAAGAGGAGGGAGTCATTGTACAATGAAGTTTCTGAAAATCTGTATGTTGGGGGTTGGCCTACTTCCCCAAGTCAGATGCCTCCTGGTGATCCTGTAGTAATCGATTGCACATGTGAATTACCGAAGGGCTCTTTTATTAACAAGGATGCATATTTTTGCATACCTCTATGGGATTCAAGGTCCCCAAGTCCAGCACAGATTGAATCTGCGGTTCGTTGGGCATGCCAAAAGAGAGCTGAAAAGAAGCCAATTTACATTCATTGTGCAAATG GCCATGGCAGAAGTGTCTGTGTAATGTGTGCACTCCTAGTTGAATTAGGAGTGGCTGAAAGCTGGAAAGATGCTGAGAAGATGATCCGCGAGAAGCGTCCTTTCATTAGAATGAATTCTCATCATCGAAAAAACATGGAAGAATGGACGAAGCAGAGGGTTACATCAAAGAAAGGATAA